A genomic region of Candidatus Eisenbacteria bacterium contains the following coding sequences:
- a CDS encoding Gfo/Idh/MocA family oxidoreductase, producing MPEPIRVALIGAGFARRVQGPAFRRHPDYKLVGIASARLESARAAADELGVKYASDDWKRMLDEVDCDLVSVVTPPKLHHPQARRALELGRDLLLEKPTAMDAAEAEDLLRFARERGRVHALNHEYRMMPARAFARELLRRGDIGPLTRFEARSHYDFFNPHRGIAWRWLCDAGMGGGMWGAIGSHLVDYAQWVAGPVTSVSATMENHFPTRPDASGTPRPVTADDAFVVTAEFKDGATGVLEASAVVSHRDDVFELHGEHGSLFVENDVLFRARPGHPREQVSVEKEFDIQRHGEDARLDPFYALLTGLATSVRDRSGFHPNLEDGVATQRVLDAARASHAQGRRVAVEAGAVGRMGGA from the coding sequence ATGCCCGAACCGATTCGCGTTGCCCTGATCGGCGCCGGTTTCGCACGCCGCGTGCAGGGCCCGGCCTTTCGCAGGCACCCCGACTACAAGCTGGTGGGAATCGCCAGCGCCCGCCTCGAAAGCGCCAGGGCCGCGGCCGACGAACTGGGCGTGAAATACGCCTCCGACGACTGGAAACGCATGCTCGATGAGGTGGACTGCGACCTGGTGAGCGTGGTGACGCCACCGAAGCTGCACCACCCCCAGGCGCGGCGCGCGCTGGAGCTGGGCCGGGACCTGCTGTTGGAGAAGCCCACCGCCATGGACGCGGCCGAGGCGGAGGACCTGCTCCGGTTCGCCCGCGAGCGCGGCCGGGTGCACGCCCTGAACCACGAGTACCGCATGATGCCCGCGCGGGCCTTTGCGCGCGAGCTGCTCCGGCGCGGCGACATCGGCCCGCTCACGCGCTTCGAGGCGCGCAGCCACTACGACTTCTTCAACCCCCACCGCGGGATCGCCTGGCGCTGGCTGTGCGACGCCGGCATGGGCGGGGGCATGTGGGGCGCCATCGGGTCGCACCTGGTGGACTACGCGCAGTGGGTGGCCGGGCCGGTCACCTCGGTGTCGGCGACGATGGAGAACCACTTCCCGACGCGACCCGACGCCTCCGGCACGCCCAGGCCGGTCACGGCTGACGACGCTTTCGTGGTGACCGCCGAATTCAAGGACGGCGCCACCGGGGTGCTCGAGGCCAGCGCCGTGGTGTCCCACCGCGACGACGTCTTCGAGCTGCATGGCGAGCACGGCAGCCTGTTCGTGGAGAACGACGTGCTGTTCCGCGCGCGCCCGGGGCACCCGCGCGAGCAGGTGTCGGTGGAGAAGGAGTTCGACATCCAGCGCCACGGCGAGGATGCCCGGCTCGATCCCTTCTACGCGCTGCTCACCGGGCTGGCGACCAGCGTGCGCGACCGATCCGGGTTCCATCCCAACCTGGAGGATGGCGTGGCCACCCAGCGCGTGCTGGATGCGGCGCGAGCCTCGCACGCGCAGGGCCGCCGCGTGGCGGTCGAGGCGGGCGCGGTGGGCCGGATGGGAGGCGCATGA